Below is a genomic region from Rana temporaria chromosome 3, aRanTem1.1, whole genome shotgun sequence.
aagaaaaagaccgacaattttgaaaaaaaacagaccacaggtgaggatggttacctttaatagccattcaaaccactttgtgtcaacttgtgtgtagggatgagccaaacaccccccagttcggttcgcatcagaacatgcgaacaggcattAAATTTGTTCGAACATACGAACACCgttaatttaaaggaatatttcacttttattgttttactttaagcattattaaaatcactgcccccgaaaaaacggcagtttttaaaacttatttttgcattgacacatgtcccctggggcaggacccgggtccccaaacacttttaatgacaataacttgcatataagcctttaaaattagcactttagatttctcccatagacttttattcatattcttatgagcacaactatatatatatatatatatatatatatatatatatatatatatatatatatatatattgtaaggggttagctcggtagcggggaatgtgtgaccctctggatgggttcactacacacagaactatacagaaaggcagtcgaagacggttgaaaacaaagattaattggtgtattgtctaaacagggCAGGAATGTATcttccgtctgtgacaacacccacagatttacctgacttcctgtcacattatatatatatatatatatatatatatatatatatatatatatatatatatatatatatatatatatataaaaatttaagcACCCGTGCCTAGGTATGTAAACTAAATTGTTGATGGTGTGAGTAAGCCGCTGATATATATGCTGTCCCCTCAGGTGAgccaatataaatgaataaatctaCAGACAGCGCTCGCTCCACCATAACCAAATTAATGATACCACTTCTGTTATAGTGTATACTGTGGAGATATTACTGTAACCAATCTGTATAAAAAGAATTATATGGTGACAATTATAAAAtcataaagcaaaaaatattttgtgcaaAAGAACTATTCTGTGGTATGATTATAATCAATCTGTGTTTTAAAGTGATATAAAGTGACAATTATAGTGCAAGAAAttatttttgtgcaaaaaaaactattttctgtGCAATAAAGTGCAGTCGTGCTCCGTTCCCATGATTATGTCTGTGCATCCACTACGTGAAAGAATGTAAACACTCCACACTCGCCAGATGTTATTGACTCCCCTACCTTATAGTAAGCAAGGTCTGCTGGGCTGGTAGGTCTTTTTTTGGGGGACTTATCCCACTACAGTGTCCTACGGTGGCTCCCAATGGTGCAGATTACCTCCAATAGTGGTTCCAGAGTTCCAAAAGCATATTATGCAGGTATACAATAAATGGAGAGAAAGCGgctcatagtgtaaaatcctttgaTAATTTATTCTTTATAAGGCATTTTACGAGGTAAAAACTAATAAAAGTTAGTAATGTGAAGCTAAAACTAAAAAGCGCCACTCTTTGATAAAAACAAACTGCCTCTTTTTGTTAAGAGTATGGATGCTGCTGGTTACCTGGCATGCGTTCCACTCTGTGGGCTGGAAAGGATGCACGGGAGAGTCAGTTTGACGTGTTTCGTCATCTATGTGCGACGTTATCAAAAGCCAAAAAGGCTTGTACCATTTTCACTATAATCTAAAACTTTTCAAAAGTTAGTGACTATAAAGAAGAACCGAGAAGTAAACATTAGCACagaatttcttgttaaaaaagaaaaaacattagcACAGAAAAATGGGAAGCCAAAACAACTTGTGTTATAAAAACCTGCAACGTTTTCACTTCTCCCATTTAATAATAGAACCTGTGTTTGAATAGTTGTTACGTACCTGATTGCAGAGTCTACAGGTGAAGAACTGGTGAAGTTTCGATTGGTTGGGAATGACATGCTGATGTACTGTAAAAGATTCACCAAAGGCAGCAATTTCCAGTGGAAGTGGATCTCTTCTGACTTACAAAGCACAGCAACAATTAAAATAGAAAGTAACAAAATAATAAGTGAGCAGAATTTTCAAAGTCgtctggaattttcccctggctCAGCGTTAAAACTTTTACCTGTGACTTTTGGAGATGCTGGAAAATATGAATGTCATTTTTCTGACCATATTGGGAAGCCTATACATCTCATTACCATCAAAGGTAATTTTAATTAATTGTGGTTAACAAACTATAATGATCGGTTAAAAACTGAAAATTGCAGCCAGGCATACAGGCTCATTCACTTGTTTTCCTCAAAGACCAGTCAAGgggttgttgttttatttttggagaacttggatagggatgaggGAATTAGTTGAGATACTTGAAACATTTGAGCTATGTACATTTGAGGACTTAGGTATTATTCAGGACAAGCTATATTAAAGTCTGTGCTTGTAGCAAACAGTAGACTTCCGCTTTAAGGTAGtcatagtagtattagtagttaAACTGTAAATTCCCTTCTAAGAGCCACAAGAGCAGTGTCCTTTTAAGTGGAAGAATATATGGACAAAAATCTTCAAGCCACCAGCTGGTGTCCCCTTTAAATTGACCCACAGCTGACTTTCTCTAGCACCTGAGGGTGCCCAAGATCTCTGAAGTGACTGTACTCACagaaggcccaaggacagctggTTGCCACCTTCCAACCAAGTGACACCTTACTCCGGTGATACCAGACCAGATCTTCAGCGACAGCCCCCCTCAGTCAGCTAGTTCCAGGGTGTCAGCATCCAGGTCATCAGGTTGCCCACCTGGAGCCTCATGACAGCACACATAATAGCAACTTTGCCTGGAAAGGCAGCGTGCCCTTCCAGGCTGGACCTCTCCATGAAAAGACCCTGGGTTCAGAGTGTTTACAGAATAAATAAAGTCTCCCACTATGTCATCAGAGCCTGCCTCTCTGGGATAGGCCAGGGCTTTATTAATATTCATGCTGCCATCGGCATACCTTTACATCTTTCATCCAGAAACAGTTACAGAGGGAGCTATTAGACCCGACTGGCAACAGTTAAACACACTGAGCAGacattaaggccccattcacaccttagcatagcgttttcaggcagaaagtcgcgcaATTTTATCGCGATTTTGCTACGATTTTTGCGgcggtttttaccgcgtttttgccgcgattttgtacaggtcaaaaggtcacccataaaaaaatgcacaaatctgcctaaaaaaagtcccagaacttgtttgagcttcaggcgttttggagcttctggcttcaggcattttggggtggagatgtgaaccatctccatagagaataatagattttttcccctccctccagcattttgtagcttcaggcttcaagctacaaaacgctcaggtgtgaatggggtcttataaTCACAGATACACTGAGTACATTAAGCAAACTATGCTTTTACCTAACAAACATTACAGCCACACTGACTACAGTGTGGCAACTAAATTTACCTATCAAAACACGCATTAATTCTAACTAACTAGTTCTAGCTGGcagctgagcaacctgagcaCAAAGAAGGGAGGGCTGAGAGCCCGGCCCTGACACCATCTAAGTGACAGTCAGGGATCTAGCATTATTAAAAGGGGATTTCAGCATTGGCAGCCCTGAATATTCTCTCATGGTCAAGTCACTTTAATACATGTCATGTTTATGTGCATGTTTTTGAAAGACGAAATTTAACTTGAATCCAGGTCACCAACCCAAATGCAGTATGCATGGTCTTTTGCATGCACCCATTTGTTAATTAAGAGCAGATTctgcttatttttttatgtttagaagAGTAGTGCATggatttcatgtttttttttttttaagtacatggTCAGAGCACAAGGCTCTAATTGTTTTCAAAAATgctgggctcggggcacagtgagcccacccagttgtgtgacaatagcgaattgatagtcgctattgtcttcctgctttttctcctggccaatcgggtgcccaagacccgattggccgagaggagaagcaacAGTTTTGGCCAGGAGCAGAAGCAGAGGGGAAGCTCCCGAGGAGGAGAAGCATGGGGGAAGCCGCCAAAGCTGCCCGCGACCTGGATAGGGAAAGTTCATGGCTAGTGGGCAGACGGGTGAGCAACAGGGGTGGAGGGGTTTGTTCGTCATCAACagagcaatgggggggggggggggttcgggtgGTTTGTTTGCTACCCacccaaaaaatggagcaccagctgccactgcttttCACTTGGACTGGAAGACACAGAAAAAGTCATACAGCGCTTCTGGTGTGAACAAATATCGAACTCCATTAGCtaaagttaagccctgtacacacgatcggatatctgatggaatctgatccgatggattttttcgtcggatatccgatgaagttgactttcatcagtcttgcctacacaccatcagtcaaaaatccgatcgtgccaaaacgcggtgacgtacaacacgtacgacaagctgaaaaaatgttcaatgcttccgagcatgcgtcaacttgattctgagcatgcatggatttttgtccaatggcgttccacacagacgatctgatttttctatcgtttttttatccataggaaaaatttaaaacatgttctatttttttttcaccgatggggaaaacaaacagatggggcccacacacgatcggtttgtccgatgaaaacagtccatcggtctgttttcatcggacaaattgatcgtgtgtacacggctttacccTTTGAGATGTCTGCATATTTACTGTAAATGTTACTTGCTTATAAATACATTAATATCATTCTTTGTTTTAGTGACTGCATATCCCACAACAGAAGTTTTCCATGGACAACCTGTGTCACTGACGTGTTCTCTGTCCTATCCTTTACCTAAGAATGACATTGTGCTTGTCTGGGCCAAAACAGCTAAAATGCGTTCAGTTCCTCTAAAGACTCATATTCTGAAAAATGAAGAAACAAATAGCAGTGTGTTAGTTGAAGGTGACAGTATAGAGAACATGAACTGGACATGTATCGTTTTTCATGAAGGGACTTTGGTGGCTTTCATACCAGTTGAAGTACAGTATAAGCACAATGCATATGAATATACTACGGTGATTTATAAAACATCACTAAATCCAACCACAGATGAAGGTatgtttaatatatataattgATAATATTCCTGATTGTTATACAGTATTTAAATGGACCCTGTCAGTGCCCTATAGGTGACAAACAAGCTGTAGCACTTGGTGGAGCCTGCCCATGAACTCCCTAGTGCCAACATGATCATCTTACAAGAGAAATTCAGTCTGGTGCTGGAGGGATAGCATAATAGCATGGACAGCTGCAGCCGGTGGAGTTTATTTTTGATGCTGATTTCTCACATAAAATATTGTATCACGCTAACTGTATGCAAGTTATAGGTGGAATAATAATAGACAGTATATTAATTCCCATTTTTAGTTTAAACGTCTTTGTTAATGTTTTACCCCATATTCATTGAAAACCAAACTGTCAAGAAAAACAATAGTGACAGAGTTTGTGACAAATTATAACACTGCCAGGGCTTACAATGGTAATCTTTTATGCCCTTTAAcgacttgaggaccgccgcacacccatatacgtcggcagaatggcacggctaggcacaagggcgtacaggtacgtcctgtttaagaacccagccgtgggtcgcaagcACGTGCCGGTGTcacgctcgcgacccagtccgaagctccgtgaccgcgcccgcaggacccgcggagcCGATCTCCaccggagtcccgcaatcgggtcgcagagctgaagaatggggagaggtggcttgtcagtgatcatctgtttttattatagcaaaaagtacaaaatgttgatttgttttcaaaattgtcgctctatttttgtttatagcgcaaaaaaaaaaaaaaaaacgcagaggtggtcaaacaccaccaaaagaaagctctatttgtgggaaaaaaaggacgtcaattttgtttgggagccacgttgcacgaccgcgcaattgtcagttaaagagacgcagtgccgaattgcaaaaaggggcctggtcctttagctgcataatggttcggggcttaaagcgtttgtaaaggaaaacattttttacctttaaaataacaaacatgtcatacttacctccactgtgcagttcgttttgcacagcgtggccccgatccacgtcttctggggtccctcggcggctgtctctggtcctccccgcaattactcaccacagtcatgcgagagctcgtatggtggtcagtaattgcgggcgtgctcccgtgatacagcgagcggtcatagccactcactgtatcactcggccctgcccctcggcgcgtcgcgtcactggatgtgattgacagcagcgccagccaatggctgcgctgctctcaatcaatccgctctagccaatcagcggccaggttgagcggcgaagaggatatcgggaccgcgcgggactttcaagcaatcaggtaagtataacaggggctctgaggggggggggggggggcttgcagggGGCGGCAGCATTCTaagtcttttcaccttaatgcattaaggtaaaatcaaaattttctttacaactcccttaagtggttaaatgcttgactttatttattttacgtCTAGTGGTACAATAAATTGTGACTacagataataaaataaatatcaaaagaaCTCTTGTCAGCCTTTAAAAATAAGTATTGTGTGGCTCCTCCCAACCCACAGCATAATCAAGGATAAATGTGTTTAGCCTAGGGGGTTTAAAGTAAAGAAATACTTATcttattattcccccccccccccccgcatagcCACTGTTGTCCTCTGCTCCCCTGAATGTGAACTGACGCACACTTggtgccagattcagaaagaatggcttaagtttaggcgggcgtagcgcatctcatatacgctacgccgccgtaacttagagaggcgagtaccatattcacaaagaacttgcgccctaagttacggcggcgtagcgtaaatgggccggcgtaagcccgcgtaattcaaagtaggctggtagggggcgtgttgtatggaaatgaatcgtgaccccacgtaaatgacgcgcctaacgaacggcgcatgcacgcgcatgctcagtatcacgtcaaattttctccctaagttacgccggctcaatactaagtcgacgtgaacgtaacctacgcccatccccattcacgtacgacttacgcaaacgacgtaaaatacgacgctgttccgacgtttcagacgtccataccttaacatgacttacccctgctttatgaggggtaaagttacgccggtcgtacgccttacgtaaacagcatattttaatacaccaggcgcaagtacgttcgtgaatcggcgtatctagctcatttgcatattcgacgcggaaatatacggaagcgcccctagcggccagcggaaatatgcacctaagataagacggcgtaagagacttacgtcagtcgtatcttggacaaattctggcgtatctgattctttgaatcaggcgctgagatacgacgcctcacagtcggacttacgacgccgtatctggagatacaccgtcgtaaatcctttgtgaatctggcccattgttactTCATTGTACACAATAATTGGGTGAGGGGACAACTGCACAACTGGTAAAGAAAAGTGCCTTTGTGGGACCAGTACTTTTGCTGTTTAAAAGCCTGTGAGAAAGAGAAATGAGGTTCAACAACTCAAGCTCCCCTGGCAGTGCCCCACTTCCTGTAACAATCATGTtatctggacagcttggtctagagaaaattataaaaaggcgtgtgcaatagaaaaaaatgtgtCTCCATG
It encodes:
- the LOC120930846 gene encoding uncharacterized protein LOC120930846, with amino-acid sequence MLMYCKRFTKGSNFQWKWISSDLQSTATIKIESNKIISEQNFQSRLEFSPGSALKLLPVTFGDAGKYECHFSDHIGKPIHLITIKVTAYPTTEVFHGQPVSLTCSLSYPLPKNDIVLVWAKTAKMRSVPLKTHILKNEETNSSVLVEGDSIENMNWTCIVFHEGTLVAFIPVEVQYKHNAYEYTTVIYKTSLNPTTDEEETEESSKLNMLYFVRSICLVPAFVASVLILCRTVKRKYTDVPGA